TGATAGCTCCCTCTCCAAGGAACAATCGTCCATTCTGCGTGCCATGGGGGGGATACTTGACCAGGTCTCCAATAATGAATTGAAAGGCGTTCAGATTCATCGGCAGATTACAAAGGATTCAACGACGAAGAAAAGCTGTGATACTTGTACAAACGCCTCAAAAAAGACGACCCATGAATTTCGGATGGATATCGCAGAAACTGGCAAGGATGTCGAGAAAAAGCTGGTCGATTCGATCTTAAGGGCAAATCATACGGGCAAACTCCCTAAGCATGTAAAAGTCACCCCGCGTAGCCTCAAAGACACTTTCGTTCAACTTTCTTCAAAGGGCAATAAAGGAATAGGTACCGCATTGGCTGATACAGCATTGGCAAAAAAGCCGGAGAAGCCATCAAAGTCTATCGTTGCTCGGCAGTTTAGTGGCTCGGCCGTCAGGGTTTATGCAAACGATACCGAATCCACACAAAAAGACGTGGATACGCTTGCTATTGGCTTATTGCTGGACTCATTGATAGGCACCAATTTTGAGGAATTACAATTGAAGAATCAATTTAAAGTGTCCTTTGCTACTCTTGCAGATAGCGCAAAGCAATCATTGGATTCCGTCGCTCACTACCTCTTGTTGAGAAGTACCATCAGCCCCACCTACAGTGCAGTGATTAGCGTAGAACCGGATCTGTTCACAAGCTTAGATGGCATGAAATGGCTACTTTTCGTTTCTATACTTATCTTGGGAATGCTATTTTATACTGCGCTTGCCCTTATTAATTCCTTCAATCGCGAGAAGCAAATGACCGAGATTAAGAATGATTTTATCTCAAATATGACTCACGAGTTCAAAACACCTATCGCCACAGCAAGTCTCGCGGTAGAGTTGATGAGCAAATTTGGGATAAAGAATAACCCTGAAAAATTGGATGAATATCTCAATATCTGCGGTGCCGAACTCAAGCGTGTATCGACCATGATTGAGACCGTACTTCGGCTAGCACAGGATAATCCATATATTTTGGAAAAAGAGTCCACCGATCTCAGCCAGATGCTGCATGATTTTCAGCGTCAGACAAAGCCCAAACTTGATGAAGCGAAAGGAAAGTTG
The window above is part of the Sphingobacterium sp. ML3W genome. Proteins encoded here:
- a CDS encoding HAMP domain-containing sensor histidine kinase — translated: MTTHRKTRVIIALLIASTIAVIVMQVFWLSNAFRINQQKEKIMIQGAIKDAIDVVRLKTYFGIDSSLSKEQSSILRAMGGILDQVSNNELKGVQIHRQITKDSTTKKSCDTCTNASKKTTHEFRMDIAETGKDVEKKLVDSILRANHTGKLPKHVKVTPRSLKDTFVQLSSKGNKGIGTALADTALAKKPEKPSKSIVARQFSGSAVRVYANDTESTQKDVDTLAIGLLLDSLIGTNFEELQLKNQFKVSFATLADSAKQSLDSVAHYLLLRSTISPTYSAVISVEPDLFTSLDGMKWLLFVSILILGMLFYTALALINSFNREKQMTEIKNDFISNMTHEFKTPIATASLAVELMSKFGIKNNPEKLDEYLNICGAELKRVSTMIETVLRLAQDNPYILEKESTDLSQMLHDFQRQTKPKLDEAKGKLTITIADDFPAVEVDKTHLENILYNLLDNSLKYSRQAPVIQLLVSLDKQCFRLSFSDNGMGIPRDYLDRVFDQFFRVPMGNVHATKGFGLGLSYVKKIVELHDGTIQVESQLDKGTTFVLYIPVKS